The Camelus ferus isolate YT-003-E chromosome 4, BCGSAC_Cfer_1.0, whole genome shotgun sequence genome has a segment encoding these proteins:
- the IFNK gene encoding interferon kappa: MEEYARPKTSMSTLSLVDFSARDRGKKMPDVTRKCLWPACLVGLFFTGIFSLDCTLLNVYQRRVIWQNLRLLSRMSNSFPTECLSESKAFELPLEILSDAQPLKRDIKEAFYEMAIQAFNIFIQDTFQSTWEEKHLRQLQIGLDEQLRYLEQCLEEEEEENEDMKEMEEEERKHSRDTVSQLSNLELRRYFNRIDKFLKDKKYSHCAWEIVRAELKRCFYFFYKFTALLSRK; the protein is encoded by the coding sequence ATGGAAGAATACGCAAGACCTAAAACATCAATGTCAACCTTGAGTCTTGTGGATTTTTCAGCTCgggacaggggaaaaaaaatgcctgatGTGACTCGAAAGTGTCTGTGGCCAGCGTGCCTCGTGGGTCTGTTCTTCACTGGCATCTTCTCTCTGGACTGTACCCTGCTGAATGTTTACCAGAGGAGAGTCATCTGGCAAAACCTGAGACTCCTGAGCAGGATGAGCAACTCATTTCCTACAGAATGTCTAAGCGAAAGCAAAGCTTTTGAGTTGCCCCTAGAGATCCTATCTGATGCCCAGCCTCTGAAGAGGGATATCAAGGAAGCCTTCTATGAAATGGCCATCCAGGCCTTCAACATCTTCATTCAAGACACCTTCCAATCCACTTGGGAAGAGAAACACCTGAGACAACTTCAGATCGGACTCGATGAGCAGCTACGGTACCTGGAACAATGcttggaagaagaggaggaggaaaatgaagacatgaaagagatggaagaggaggagaggaaacacTCCAGAGATACGGTCTCCCAGCTGAGTAACCTCGAACTGAGGAGATATTTCAACAGGATAGACAAGTTCCTGAAAGATAAGAAATACAGTCACTGTGCCTGGGAGATCGTCCGAGCGGAACTCAAAAGATGTTTCTACTTCTTTTATAAATTCACAGCACTACTCAGCAGGAAATAA